In the genome of Streptomyces sp. NBC_00190, one region contains:
- a CDS encoding MerR family transcriptional regulator, with product MSSQVGDESGGGRYRREDVARAAGVKVRNLRYYQERGLLPPPRREGRIAWYSEDHLTRLRLISDLLGRGYTVNGIAELLHAWEDGGGLSQLLGLEREMTRDWVQEEPVTMTRAELRELFGPTATAEDTRRAAELGYLTVDGDLVTYPSRRLLDATLALVRQGVPLGEILDAGDFVHVQAAALADRFVGLFRRHVIGAQGLERLSATQLEHITAAVTALRPVAGEVVATEFARAMARRVDAEVAELLRTEQ from the coding sequence GTGAGCAGCCAGGTGGGGGACGAGAGCGGCGGCGGGCGGTACCGCCGGGAGGACGTGGCCCGCGCGGCCGGCGTCAAGGTACGCAACCTGCGCTACTACCAGGAGCGCGGGCTGCTGCCCCCGCCGCGCCGGGAGGGCCGGATCGCCTGGTACTCCGAGGACCATCTGACGCGGCTGCGGCTGATCAGCGACCTGCTGGGGCGCGGCTACACCGTCAACGGCATCGCCGAGCTCCTGCACGCCTGGGAGGACGGCGGCGGTCTGTCGCAACTGCTGGGCCTGGAACGGGAGATGACCCGAGACTGGGTGCAGGAGGAGCCGGTCACGATGACCCGGGCCGAGCTGCGGGAGCTGTTCGGCCCCACGGCCACCGCCGAAGACACCCGTCGGGCGGCCGAGTTGGGGTACCTGACGGTCGACGGGGACCTGGTCACCTACCCGAGTCGGCGGCTGCTGGACGCGACGCTGGCGCTGGTTCGGCAGGGGGTGCCGCTGGGGGAGATCCTCGACGCCGGGGATTTCGTACATGTGCAGGCGGCGGCGCTCGCGGACCGGTTCGTCGGACTGTTCCGGCGGCATGTGATCGGTGCGCAAGGGCTGGAGCGGCTTTCGGCCACGCAGCTCGAGCACATCACGGCGGCGGTGACGGCATTGAGGCCAGTGGCGGGCGAGGTCGTGGCCACGGAGTTCGCGCGGGCGATGGCACGCCGGGTGGACGCGGAGGTCGCCGAACTGCTCCGTACGGAGCAGTAG